From Coleofasciculus sp. FACHB-T130:
GGGATGGCAAATTTTGTCTGAGACAGCACCTCAATGGCGACAAGCGTCACCACTGTTAGGATGGGGCCAATGACCTGCGACCCGAAGCTCGTGTTCGACGACTTTTTTCTGACATGATTAGAGTCAGGCATTATTCTGGAACTTCAGCTAATTTTTTGGTGTAATTCGGTGTGAAAGTTTAAAAAAACTCTGATTCTTAAAGTTAAATTCATTAATTTTGTAAAAAATTAAGCTAGACGTTACTTGCGCGATCGCTTACAAACCTATTTGTATTTTAAAGAAATCTTCCCCAAGGATGAGGTATTGACGATGGGGGCGTGGAGCCAGACTGTAAAAGGTTTGCTAAATCTATTTCTGAAGTCCAACTGCCCACTCTGCCAGCGCCCGACTTCTCAAGAATTTTGCGAAGACTGTCAGCGGCAACTGCAACGCTGTCAGATGTCCAATCCTAACCAATTTTGGCAAGGCCAACTACCCGTGTTTGCTTGGGGCGGATATGGAGGGGCAATGAAGAGAGCGATCGCTGCCCTAAAATATGAAAACCATCCCCAACTGGCTCGTCCGTTGGGTCATTGGCTTGCTCAAGCATGGCTGAATTCTCCGGTATCCGCTCAGCTCAAATTAACCGTAGTGCCCATCCCCATGCACCCCTCCAAAGTGAGTCAGCGAGGCTACAATCAGGCAGATTTACTGGCTCAAAGCTTTTGCGATTATACCGGCTACCCCATGCGATCTCTGGGTTTGGAACGGGTACGGGCGACAGAGGCTCAGTTTAGCTTATCTGGCACCGAGCGAGAAAAAAACTTAGCTGGCGCTTTCTCACTTGGAAAAGAATTTCTTCGTAGCCGTCCATCTACGCCAGTCCTGTTATTAGATGACATTTACACCACGGGAGCAACCGCTCAATCTGCGGCTCAAACGCTCGCACAACATGGAATTCAAGTCTATGGTTTGGTTGCAGTCGCTACTCCTAAAAGGGTGAAGGATGATGGTTGATACGAACCAATTAGCAATTACTAATGACACCCGGTGTGCAACTTTCTGTATTTTCGCCCAATCAATAGGGGTTAAGAAAAAGTGGCGCAGGGCGTAATGCACGAAATTTAATTTTTCCAAATCACCAACACCACGCCGCTGATAATCAGACCCAAACCCACCACGCGGCTCAAAGGAATCGCTTCTCGGAAAATAAAATAACCCAGCAGCACAGAGAATACATAAGTCAGACTTACCGCAGGGCCAGCGATGCTGAGATTCACCCGCGTCAGTAGCAAAATATAAACAAAAGCCCCTAAACCATAGCAAGCCAGACCCGCTAGAAGTTCTGGTGTACCGAGAATGCTGAAAAGATGACCGATCCAATTAGCTGCATTGACTCTGCCTAACTTCAAAGCTCCAGCTTTGAGCAAAAATTGCCCTGCAACGCTCGCTAGGATCGAAATCAGGAATAACCCAAATTCTGGTGAATTCACAGAAATATCAATAAAGTGAGGAGATCCGTCTCTAAGTTTACAGCCATCCGAGGCTGAGCCAGAGCTAGAATCGACTCAAAGGGATCGCAACGTAAATTCAAGCAAATCAGAGTGTTATGACGAGCGTACTTCAGTCTCCCTATACCAGCGAGCAAATGGCGGTTTGGATACGCGGCTTGCTAATGGTTGCTTGGGCAGACGGCAATTTTGACGCCGAAGAACAGAAATTAATTTCATCGCTGACTCAGAACCAAGTAGCGCCCACAATGGATTTGGGATCGCTCGAACCGATTACTGCCGATGAATTAGCAGCGGCTTTTAAGCAAGATGCCAGAAGCGCAGAAGATTTCCTGCGTACCGCTGTGATGGTGGCAGTCGCAGATGGCGTTTATTCCTCCAGCGAGGATGAATTGCTATTCCAGTTTTGTGAGGCATTAGGACAGCAGCCGAAAGCGCTTTCATTGCTGCGGCAAACGCTGATTCCTACCTCAGAAAGCGAGATTTCCGCTGACTCGGACAAAGGAGCAGCGGCTCGGATTCGGCAGCGGGATGTGCTGCGCCCAGTACGGGTATGGCTTGATGGGTTAGAAATTCACGATCCGCGATTGGCGAGATTCTTGTGCAAAATGATTCCTGCCCAATGCCCGTTTGAGCGCGATGTCAAGCTATTTGGTCACAAAATTGTCCACATTCCACCGCTGTGTAAGCTCAATCCCATCTACGAACAGTTAGTAGGTTTGCGCTTTCGCGCTTTATCCTATTTGGCGGATGATTGTGGTGAAGATGTGTCACCGTATTGTTAATGGAAGACTGGCTAATGGCTAATGGTTCATGATTCATGGTTCATGGTTCATGGCATCCCGGAGCAAACGATCAATCAGTAACAATTAGCAATTAGCAAAGGAAATTTATGCAATTTATCGATCAGGTAGAAGTTGAAGTGGAGGCGGGGAAAGGGGGCGATGGAATTGTCGCTTTCCGACGGGAAAAATATGTGCCAGCTGGGGGTCCATCCGGGGGGAATGGCGGTCGCGGTGGTTCGCTGATTCTAGAGGTGGTTGAGAATTTGCAAACCTTGCTGGACTTCAAGTATACCCATCGTTTCAAGGCTGAAGACGGTTCGCGCGGAGGTCCCAATAATCGCACGGGTGCCGCGGGACGCGATCGCGTGATTCATGTTCCCCGTGGCACGATGGTTTATGATGCCGAAACGGATGAGTTGCTGAGCGATTTGGTTGAGACAGGGCAAACTTTCTGTGTGGCGAAGGGTGGCAAGGGGGGTTTGGGAAATCAGCACTTTTTGAGCAACCGCAATCGAGCGCCGGATTATGCTTTAGACGGATTGCCAGGTGAAAAACGGCAGCTGCGTTTAGAACTGAAGCTCTTAGCTGAGGTGGGGATTATTGGTTTACCCAATGCCGGTAAGTCTACGCTGATTTCGGCGATTTCAGCGGCACGACCGAAGGTAGCAGATTATCCTTTTACAACGTTGGTGCCGAATCTGGGGGTGGTACGCAAACCCAGCGGTGACGGCACCGTATTTGCTGATATTCCAGGTTTAATTGAGGGTGCCCATATGGGTGCCGGGTTGGGACACGACTTTTTGCGTCATATCGAGCGTACCCGATTACTGCTGCACTTGATTGATGGGACTAGCGAAGATCCCGTTGTTGCGTATCAAACGATACAGCAGGAGCTGCACTCTTACGGTCGGGGGCTAGCAAATCGTCCGCAGATTGTGGCGCTGAACAAGGTGGATGCGATCGATCCCGATCGTGATGTGGAAGCGATCGCGCAACAGCTTCGTCAGTTAAGTCATGCACCCGTATTCCTGATTTCAGGGGTTGCTGGCATTGGACTAGATCAAATGTTGCACGAAGTTTGGCAGACCCTCGCTCAACTGGATGAACTAGCCACCATTAATCATTAATAACTAAAAATTAAAAATGCAAGAATTTATCTTTCATTTTTAATTTTTACTTGTGACTTTTGCTGGGGATTAGTCCTAATAACGCTTACAAATTACTGAATTCTTAGATTCGTTTGAGGTTAGAAACCTAACCAGTGTGAGTTTTTTCTCAAAACAAGCTAACAATTTTCAGTAATTAATCTCATCCTCCGCTTACTTGAGAAATACAAATTATTTCGTTGCGACTACAGCAAGATTCCAGGCAAAACGCTTCATTAAAGGAATCTTTTTCATA
This genomic window contains:
- a CDS encoding EamA family transporter; the protein is MNSPEFGLFLISILASVAGQFLLKAGALKLGRVNAANWIGHLFSILGTPELLAGLACYGLGAFVYILLLTRVNLSIAGPAVSLTYVFSVLLGYFIFREAIPLSRVVGLGLIISGVVLVIWKN
- a CDS encoding Mo-dependent nitrogenase C-terminal domain-containing protein, with translation MTSVLQSPYTSEQMAVWIRGLLMVAWADGNFDAEEQKLISSLTQNQVAPTMDLGSLEPITADELAAAFKQDARSAEDFLRTAVMVAVADGVYSSSEDELLFQFCEALGQQPKALSLLRQTLIPTSESEISADSDKGAAARIRQRDVLRPVRVWLDGLEIHDPRLARFLCKMIPAQCPFERDVKLFGHKIVHIPPLCKLNPIYEQLVGLRFRALSYLADDCGEDVSPYC
- the obgE gene encoding GTPase ObgE gives rise to the protein MQFIDQVEVEVEAGKGGDGIVAFRREKYVPAGGPSGGNGGRGGSLILEVVENLQTLLDFKYTHRFKAEDGSRGGPNNRTGAAGRDRVIHVPRGTMVYDAETDELLSDLVETGQTFCVAKGGKGGLGNQHFLSNRNRAPDYALDGLPGEKRQLRLELKLLAEVGIIGLPNAGKSTLISAISAARPKVADYPFTTLVPNLGVVRKPSGDGTVFADIPGLIEGAHMGAGLGHDFLRHIERTRLLLHLIDGTSEDPVVAYQTIQQELHSYGRGLANRPQIVALNKVDAIDPDRDVEAIAQQLRQLSHAPVFLISGVAGIGLDQMLHEVWQTLAQLDELATINH
- a CDS encoding ComF family protein, producing the protein MGAWSQTVKGLLNLFLKSNCPLCQRPTSQEFCEDCQRQLQRCQMSNPNQFWQGQLPVFAWGGYGGAMKRAIAALKYENHPQLARPLGHWLAQAWLNSPVSAQLKLTVVPIPMHPSKVSQRGYNQADLLAQSFCDYTGYPMRSLGLERVRATEAQFSLSGTEREKNLAGAFSLGKEFLRSRPSTPVLLLDDIYTTGATAQSAAQTLAQHGIQVYGLVAVATPKRVKDDG